The window GCAGTCCATCGACGCGCCCCCCAGCCGCGCGAACGAGCGACTCGCCAAGCCCGACGACGGTCGTGTCGCCGTCCGCGAACCTTGCCAGCCGATCCAGCGCGTCGTGCAGCCCGTCGGCGGCGTCGAGAGTAAAGAACAGGTGGCGTGCCAACGGTGGCACGGCCTTCATGATGCCTGGTTGATACGGGGTCATGTCCGCTCCCGATGGAACAAGGAATTCAGGTGCCGGCTCGGCTGCCGATCAGCCGTGCGCATGCAAACTGCAAGGGTAGCGCATCCCGTTCGAGGTCTGTAGCCCGCGACCGGGAGCCCCTGCGGACGCGGCGCGGCGCCTACGTTGCCTATCAATGCAGCAGAAGGCGAATTGCCAGTCCGCAGAAGGGCTTGTGCGTGTCATCCAGCACCGGCTCACAGACTTATCCACATTCGCTGGGGAAAACTCACGCTATTTCCACATCGAACGCATCTTCTCGGCGAGGTCGAATGCGATGCGACGCGATTCCATCGTGGGGCGCGGCGCCACGGCCGGCGGCGGCCACGAGGTCTGCTCGAAACGCTCGAGGATGCGGTTGGGAATGAAGCGCGTGCGGCTTGCATACACGTGGCGGTCGCCATGGCCGGGCTGCTGCGAAACATGGAAGCGCTGCGGCACGATCAGGTCGAGCTGGTCCTTCGCGCGCGTCATCGCGACGTAAAGCAGGCGCCGCTCCTCCTCGATCTCTCCGCTGCTCCCCGTCGCAAGGTCGGAGGGCAGGCAGCCGTCGACCACATTCAGCAGCGTCACGGCGGACCATTCCAGCCCCTTCGCCGAATGGATTGTCGACAGGATGAGATAGTCCTCGTCGAGAAGGGGAATCCCCGACTCATCGCTCGTGGCGCTGGGCGGATCGAGTGTGAGTTCGGTCAGGAAGCGCTCGAGGTTCGGGTAGGTGGCGGCGATGCGCGCGAGCTGCTCGATATCGCCCGCGCGGATTGCAGCGTCGTCGTACATCCGCGGCATCTCGTCGACGTACCACTGGCACACCGGCTCGAGGTTCGCGGGCCACGTCGCCGACGCGACTGCTTCGAGCAGACCGGAGAATCGGCTCCACGCGCCCCGCACCGCTTCCGGAACGGGCTGCTCGGCCAGCAGCACGCAGCCCGCCGGCGCCGCAGCAATGTTGTCGAGGACACGGCCCGCCGTCTTGGGCCCAATCCCGGCGTGAAGCTGCAGAGCACGGAACCCGGAGACGCGGTCGCGCGGATTGATGGCCCAGCGCAGCACCGCGAGGACGTCCTTGACGTGGGCGGCCTCGAGGAATTTCAGACCGCCGAACTTCACGAAGGCGATGTTGCGGCGGGTGAGTTCCACTTCGAGGCGTGCGCTGTGATGCGATGCGCGAAAAAGTACCGCCTGCGACTTGAGGCGGATTCCCTCCTCGCGCCGGGCGAGCACCGACTCGACGATGCAGGCAGACTGGTCCGCATCGTCCTTGACCGCGACCAGGCGCGGCCTCTGTGTGCCGTCGCGCGCGCTCCACAGGTCCTTCGTGAAACGTTCGCTGGCCAGGGCGATCACGGCGTTGGCCGCACCAAGGATCGGCTGGGTGGAGCGGTAGTTGCGGTCGAGCGTAACCTGATGGGCGGGCGGATCGAAATGGCCGGGGAAGTCGAGAATGTTGCGCACCGTCGCGCCGCGGAAGGCGTAGATGGCCTGCGCGTCGTCACCGACCACCGTGACCCCACACCCGTCAGGCTTCATCGCGAGCAGGATGGCGGCCTGCAGGCGGTTGGTGTCCTGGTATTCATCGACCAGGACGTGGGAGAAACGCCCGCCGATTTCCTTGGCAAGGTCGGGGTCGGTCAGCATCTGCGCCCAGTAGAGCAGGAGATCGTCGTAATCGAGCACCTGCTGGGCCTGCTTCGCCTCGACGTAGCCGAGGAACAGCCGTTTCAGATCCGCTTCCCACTCCGAGCACCAGGGGAAGGATGTTTGCAGCACCTCGCCGAGCGGTGCCTGGGTATTGACTGCGGCCGAATAGATGGCGAGGCAGGTCCCTTTCATCGGGAAGCGCTTCGTTTTCGCGGACAGCCCGAGTTCGTGCCGCACGAGGTTCATCAGGTCACCGGAATCCTCGCGGTCGTGAATCGTGAAGCCGGGCTCAAGGCCAATGCGCCCGGAGAACTCGCGCAGCAGACGTGCACCGATGCCATGAAAGGTTCCGGACCATTCGAGCGTTGCGCCGGCAAGCCGCGGCCGGTCTTTCGACAGCCGGGAGATGATGCGCGTGACGCGGCGGCTCATCTCGTCGGCGGCGCGGCGCGAAAAGGTCAGCAGCAGGACCCGCCCGGGGTCCGCGCCGCTGGCGACGAGGTGTGCCACGCGATGGGCGAGGGTGGAGGTCTTGCCCGAACCCGCACCCGCGATTACCAGAAGCGGAAGCGCGTGATCCGCCGATCCCGGTTCCGTTCCAAACAGGACTGCCGCACGCTGTGCGTCGTTGAGGTGATCGAGGTAGGCTGCCGGCTCCTCCACGGTCGCTTCGTCGTGCATGTTCACCGGCATCCGCTCCGGACATCGGCATCGCACCTGGACCACGCGGACGCGGCGACGGGTTCCTCCACATCCGTGGTGTCCGCACCGGATCGCTGCAGCCACGGGGGAATCCGCGGGGCGTCACGCAGGGCGAAGAACACGGCCTCGTCGCAGGCCGGGCAGATGCGGTATTCGGCGAGGTCGCTGTAGGCGCGCTCCATCGCATGCGGATTCAGCGAGGCATGGCAGTGCGGGCAGATGAATCGGGCGGTCATGGCTTCGTCCTCCATACCTGTAACTATATACAGTCTTCCAGCATTTGGAAATCACATGCCGGTGCACGCTTCCTTCCTCACCAGTTTCGCGCCTTGCTCCCTCAGGGTGCGAGGGAAGCCACTTTCCTGACGACCGTCGTTGTCCCAGCCGCTAACAAATTCGGTGTACGCAAGCGGGCGATACGCAGGTAGAGTTCGCATCGTGTCTCGGCTAGAATCCAACGACGTCAGGGAGATCACATGCTGCAGATCGGTGATATCGCGCCAACGTTTTCACTGCCGGATGCGGACATGGAGGATTTCGACCTCGCCGCAGAACGCGGCAGGCATCATGTGGTCCTCTACTTTTACCCCCGTGACAACACGCCGGGATGCACCCTGCAGGCGGCCGACTTCACCGACCATGAAGAGGACTTCGCCCGCTACGGCTGCATCATCGTCGGTGTCAGTCCCGACGATTGCCTGACCCATGCCGAATTTCGCGACGAGCACGGCCTGTCGATACGTCTGCTCTCGGACGTCGAGACCGAGGTGTGCAAGCTCTACGAAGTGTGGCGGCCCAAGGAAGTCGATGGTGTGAAGAAGATGGGTGTGGCACGGACGACCTTCGTGATCGACAAGGACGGCGTCGTCCGCTACGCACTCCACGACGTAAACCCCCGCGGCCATGCGGCGGGGGTCTTCGAACTGGTCAGGAAACTGGAAACCGAGAAAGCCAATGGAAATTGTCAAGAACACCGTCGTAACGCTTAAGTACACCGTCGTCGATCCGGACGGCAACATGATCGATGACGGCCAGCAGCCGCTGGTCTACATCCACGGCGGCTACGACGGCATCTTCCCCGCCATCGAGGAAGCGCTGCACGGCAAGAAGGTCGGCGAGCAACTGAAGGTCAAGCTGCAGCCCGAAGACGCGTTCGGCGAATACGACGAGGAGCTGGTGCTGGTCGAGGACGTCAGCCAATTCCCCGAGAACATCGAGGTCGGCATGTCCTTCGAGCGCGTCACGGATGACGGCGAAGAGGAAATGATCTACCG is drawn from Azoarcus sp. DN11 and contains these coding sequences:
- a CDS encoding peroxiredoxin, which encodes MLQIGDIAPTFSLPDADMEDFDLAAERGRHHVVLYFYPRDNTPGCTLQAADFTDHEEDFARYGCIIVGVSPDDCLTHAEFRDEHGLSIRLLSDVETEVCKLYEVWRPKEVDGVKKMGVARTTFVIDKDGVVRYALHDVNPRGHAAGVFELVRKLETEKANGNCQEHRRNA
- a CDS encoding peptidylprolyl isomerase, which produces MEIVKNTVVTLKYTVVDPDGNMIDDGQQPLVYIHGGYDGIFPAIEEALHGKKVGEQLKVKLQPEDAFGEYDEELVLVEDVSQFPENIEVGMSFERVTDDGEEEMIYRITDIADGKVVVDGNHPLAGTALVFDVTVAEVRPATAEELSHGHVHGAGGHHH
- a CDS encoding ATP-dependent helicase, which gives rise to MHDEATVEEPAAYLDHLNDAQRAAVLFGTEPGSADHALPLLVIAGAGSGKTSTLAHRVAHLVASGADPGRVLLLTFSRRAADEMSRRVTRIISRLSKDRPRLAGATLEWSGTFHGIGARLLREFSGRIGLEPGFTIHDREDSGDLMNLVRHELGLSAKTKRFPMKGTCLAIYSAAVNTQAPLGEVLQTSFPWCSEWEADLKRLFLGYVEAKQAQQVLDYDDLLLYWAQMLTDPDLAKEIGGRFSHVLVDEYQDTNRLQAAILLAMKPDGCGVTVVGDDAQAIYAFRGATVRNILDFPGHFDPPAHQVTLDRNYRSTQPILGAANAVIALASERFTKDLWSARDGTQRPRLVAVKDDADQSACIVESVLARREEGIRLKSQAVLFRASHHSARLEVELTRRNIAFVKFGGLKFLEAAHVKDVLAVLRWAINPRDRVSGFRALQLHAGIGPKTAGRVLDNIAAAPAGCVLLAEQPVPEAVRGAWSRFSGLLEAVASATWPANLEPVCQWYVDEMPRMYDDAAIRAGDIEQLARIAATYPNLERFLTELTLDPPSATSDESGIPLLDEDYLILSTIHSAKGLEWSAVTLLNVVDGCLPSDLATGSSGEIEEERRLLYVAMTRAKDQLDLIVPQRFHVSQQPGHGDRHVYASRTRFIPNRILERFEQTSWPPPAVAPRPTMESRRIAFDLAEKMRSMWK